A DNA window from Mycoplasmopsis pullorum contains the following coding sequences:
- a CDS encoding HAD hydrolase family protein yields the protein MGEAQEIYDFLTAKKYDFLIYSEKGITSFDAKRTNFIHQRNYSQILPNNYWVGESFRDLENHTVTKFLIILDDIETNTENLRLELNEFFKDKKDSYFLQSHPKFFDVMSKTASKGRSLKKLLDKWNIDPNRVISFGDADNDVSNFLITGYAVAMQNGSLKALENANDSVDNSKPTWLSDFVKDKLKASI from the coding sequence ATGGGGGAAGCTCAAGAAATTTATGATTTCTTAACTGCTAAAAAATACGATTTTTTGATTTATTCAGAAAAGGGAATTACTTCTTTTGATGCTAAGCGAACAAATTTCATTCATCAAAGAAATTATTCTCAAATCTTACCGAATAATTATTGAGTAGGAGAGTCATTTCGGGATTTAGAAAATCATACAGTAACTAAATTTTTAATTATTTTGGATGATATAGAAACCAATACAGAAAATCTTAGATTAGAATTAAATGAATTTTTTAAAGATAAAAAAGATTCTTATTTCTTACAATCTCATCCTAAATTTTTTGACGTGATGTCTAAAACCGCTTCAAAAGGACGTTCGTTGAAAAAATTATTAGATAAGTGAAATATCGATCCAAATCGTGTTATATCTTTTGGTGACGCTGATAATGATGTATCAAATTTTTTAATCACTGGATATGCAGTAGCGATGCAAAATGGATCATTAAAAGCTTTAGAAAATGCGAATGATTCAGTCGATAATTCCAAACCTACATGATTAAGCGACTTTGTTAAAGATAAATTAAAAGCAAGTATTTAA